TCTGACTGATCTGTTGAATTAAACGTTCACGGGTTCTACGGATGGCGAGAACAATTTGTCCTCTTTATCGTAGCGCCCCAGCCACCATCCGGTTTCGGCAGTCTGCTCATTGATCTCTTTGGCCCCTACGCTGTCCAGGAAGCCTTTCACTTCTTCCGCACGGGTTTTCTCCGACAGTTCGATGACCATGACGAACAGGTCATCCGTCTGGCGCGGATGGAAGATATGTTTCTTCACGAACGGCGCCATCTGGCAGAGGTACATGAATGTCATCACCATGCCTACTGCTGAAAACAATACCGTCAGCTCAAAGGTGATGGGAATGAATGCCGGCAGCGGGAAGTGGGGTTTACCACCGATGTTCATCGGCCAATCTGTTGTAAATACCCAGCTCATAAAAGACAATGCCGTGGTTGTACCAGTGATGCCGTAGATGAAACCGGCAGTATGCAGGCTGGTCTCTCTCAGGCCCAGGGCATGGTCCAGCCCATGCACGGGGAAAGGCGTGTACACATCGTGAATCTTGTACCCGGCAGCGCGTACTTTCTTTACCGCCGGAAACAATACCGCCTCGTCATCAAAACTGCCTACAACAAATTTTTTAACAGCCATATGGATAAGTGTTCAATAATCCGTTAATCAAAATCAATTCTTAGTGATGCGCCTGATCGTGGGCAAATTTTTCCGCGTCTTCCTCTTCATATTTCACCATTTTCTCCTTGTAATTCTGGCCGGAAGTTTTCAAGATCGATTTGATCTCCGCAACTGCGATCACCGGGAAGTATTTGGCAAAAAGGAAATAACAGGTGAAGAACAGGCCGAAGGTGCCCAGATAGAAACCGACTTCGGGCCAGGACGGGCGGTAGTAGCTCCAGCTGGACGGCAGATAATCGCGGTACAGTGAAGTACAGATGATCACAAAACGTTCGAACCACATACCGATGTTCACGATGATGGACATGATAAAGGTTACCATGATGTTCCTTCTCATTTTCCGGAACCAGAATACCTGCGGAGAGATCACGTTACAGGTCATCATGATCCAGTAGCTCCAGCCAAGGGGACCGGCAGCACGGAACTTGTAGAAGGTATCGAATTCATATTGCACGCCTGAATACCAGGCCATGAATAATTCTGTGAGATATGCCACACCCACGATGGAACCGGTCAGTACGATCACCTTGTTCATGGCCTCGATATGGCCCAGGGTGATATATTCTTCCAACCCAAGGATCTTGCGGGTGATAATAAGCAGTGTCTGTACCATCGCGAAGCCGGAGAAGATCGCACCCGCAACGAAGTAGGGCGGGAAGATGGTGGTATGCCATCCGGGGATCACCGAGGTAGCAAAGTCGAATGATACGATGGTGTGCACGGAAAGTACCAGGGGGGTGGACAAACCGGCCAGTACGAGCGAAAGTGATTCGTGGCGTTGCCAGTGTTTGGTGGAACCCGTCCAGCCGAAAGCGGCAATACCATATAATAATTTACGCAGTTTGGTTTTGGCCCTGTCCCGCACGGTAGCGAAGTCCGGCAGCAGGCCGGAGTACCAGAACAGCAGGGAAACGGTGAAATACGTAGAGATCGCGAATACGTCCCACAGCAGGGGGGAGTTGAAGTTCACCCATAAAGGGCCGCGGGTGTTGGGGTAAGGCAGTACAAAGAAGGCCATCCATACACGGCCCATGTGCCAGATCGGGAACTGGCCCGCGCACATTACCGCAAAGATGGTCATGGCTTCCGCCGCGCGGTTCACCCCGGTACGCCATCCCTGGCGGAACAGCAGGAGGATCGCGGAGATCAGTGTTCCGGCGTGACCGATACCTACCCACCATACGAAGTTGGTGATGTCCCATCCCCAGCCGATCGTTTTGTTCAGGTTCCACACCCCGGTACCGAAATAAACTTCCCAGAACACGGAGAAAACACCAAACAACAGCAAGGCTATGGAGATAAATAATCCAATATACCACAGCTTTCCAGGCTTGGCTTCAATGGGACTGATAATATCCTCCGTTACCTGGTGATAATCTTTAACCCCATCTACTAAAGGTTCTCTCAGTGTGGATTCGTACTTCAAATGCATAGTATTTCGAGCTTTGCTCGTTCCGCCCTGCGGCCGGAACTACGTTGTTTCAAAACTTAAAACTGATTCTTTACTTTTTCAATCTTTTGCATCCTTCCGCCTTTGCGGAGCTCTGCGCTTTCCTAGTGATGGGCTTTCTCTTCTCCATGCGCGCCTGCGGCTACCGGTGCGGCGTCCTTGTTACGGATCTTCGCGAGGTAGTTGATAGAAGGCA
This genomic stretch from Chitinophaga sp. XS-30 harbors:
- a CDS encoding DUF3341 domain-containing protein; amino-acid sequence: MAVKKFVVGSFDDEAVLFPAVKKVRAAGYKIHDVYTPFPVHGLDHALGLRETSLHTAGFIYGITGTTTALSFMSWVFTTDWPMNIGGKPHFPLPAFIPITFELTVLFSAVGMVMTFMYLCQMAPFVKKHIFHPRQTDDLFVMVIELSEKTRAEEVKGFLDSVGAKEINEQTAETGWWLGRYDKEDKLFSPSVEPVNV
- the nrfD gene encoding NrfD/PsrC family molybdoenzyme membrane anchor subunit — encoded protein: MHLKYESTLREPLVDGVKDYHQVTEDIISPIEAKPGKLWYIGLFISIALLLFGVFSVFWEVYFGTGVWNLNKTIGWGWDITNFVWWVGIGHAGTLISAILLLFRQGWRTGVNRAAEAMTIFAVMCAGQFPIWHMGRVWMAFFVLPYPNTRGPLWVNFNSPLLWDVFAISTYFTVSLLFWYSGLLPDFATVRDRAKTKLRKLLYGIAAFGWTGSTKHWQRHESLSLVLAGLSTPLVLSVHTIVSFDFATSVIPGWHTTIFPPYFVAGAIFSGFAMVQTLLIITRKILGLEEYITLGHIEAMNKVIVLTGSIVGVAYLTELFMAWYSGVQYEFDTFYKFRAAGPLGWSYWIMMTCNVISPQVFWFRKMRRNIMVTFIMSIIVNIGMWFERFVIICTSLYRDYLPSSWSYYRPSWPEVGFYLGTFGLFFTCYFLFAKYFPVIAVAEIKSILKTSGQNYKEKMVKYEEEDAEKFAHDQAHH